Proteins from a genomic interval of Streptomyces fodineus:
- a CDS encoding Rv2578c family radical SAM protein, translating to MRWENLTVESGASARSGDAAEHGRAAEAALFGADAVTTRTFDTPEFRGITFHEVRARSVLNRVPGASRMPFEWTVNPYRGCTHACVYCFARKTHGYLDLDTGIGFDTQIVVKVNAPEVLRRQLASRRWQGDHVAMGTNVDCYQRAEGRYGLMPGIISALTEHANPFSILTKGTLILRDLDLLVRAAEVTDIGISVSVGFLDTELWRTVEPGTPAPERRLDVVRTLGEHGIGCGVLMAPVIPFLSDHPDRLRATVRAIAAAGASSVTPLVLHLRPGAREWFMAWLAQHHPHLVRRYERLYAEGAYAPKWYQRRITRQVHELAQEYGIGPTRPGLARRIRPAEPSSVSEPTQLTLL from the coding sequence ATGCGCTGGGAGAACCTCACCGTGGAGTCCGGAGCGTCCGCCCGATCCGGGGACGCGGCCGAGCACGGACGGGCCGCCGAGGCCGCGTTGTTCGGCGCGGACGCCGTGACCACGCGCACCTTCGACACGCCCGAGTTCCGCGGCATCACCTTCCACGAGGTCCGGGCCCGCTCGGTGCTGAACCGGGTGCCGGGCGCCTCACGCATGCCGTTCGAGTGGACCGTCAACCCCTACCGGGGCTGCACGCATGCGTGCGTGTACTGCTTCGCCCGCAAGACGCACGGCTATCTGGACCTCGACACCGGCATCGGCTTCGACACCCAGATCGTGGTCAAGGTGAACGCGCCCGAGGTGCTGCGCCGCCAGCTGGCCTCCCGCCGCTGGCAGGGCGACCACGTGGCGATGGGCACCAACGTCGACTGCTACCAGCGCGCCGAGGGCCGCTACGGGCTGATGCCGGGCATCATCTCCGCCCTCACCGAGCACGCGAACCCGTTCTCGATCCTCACCAAGGGCACGCTGATCCTGCGCGACCTGGACCTGCTGGTCCGCGCGGCCGAGGTGACGGACATCGGCATCTCGGTCTCCGTCGGCTTCCTCGACACCGAACTGTGGCGCACGGTGGAGCCGGGCACGCCCGCGCCCGAGCGCCGCCTGGACGTCGTACGCACCCTGGGCGAGCACGGCATCGGCTGCGGGGTGCTGATGGCGCCGGTCATCCCGTTCCTGAGCGACCATCCGGACCGGCTGCGGGCCACGGTACGGGCGATCGCGGCGGCCGGGGCCAGCTCGGTCACCCCCTTGGTGCTGCATCTGCGGCCCGGCGCGCGGGAGTGGTTCATGGCCTGGCTCGCACAGCACCATCCGCACCTGGTGCGGCGCTACGAGCGGCTGTACGCGGAGGGCGCCTACGCACCCAAGTGGTACCAGCGCCGGATCACCCGTCAGGTGCACGAGCTGGCGCAGGAGTACGGCATCGGGCCCACCCGTCCGGGCCTGGCCCGCCGGATCCGCCCGGCGGAACCTTCCAGCGTGTCCGAACCGACCCAGCTCACGCTCCTGTGA
- a CDS encoding alpha/beta hydrolase: MRTRAAALCAAAAVVAGSVTAPPAQAAPAAPTPRLAWKKCGTTTYPTLQCAALKVPLDHADPSGRQITLALSRVPHTAKTSQGPLLVNPGGPGAGGLMLAGLVASALPKSVAAQYDVIGFDPRGVGRSSPALVCSPGHFASVRPDSVPATAALERANLARARAFATACGRRYADVLPYMDTVNAVKDMDAVRAALGAPGISYLGYSYGTYLGAVYAKLYPQRIRRLVLDSIVDPTGVWYPDNLGQEYAFDERQRALMAWIARYDSSYHLGRDPAKIEAEWYAMRAALAKKPAGGKVGASELEDTFIPGGYYDGYWPSLAEAFAAYVRGKNTEPLVEAYEKLGAVDGSGDNGYSVYTAVQCRDTSWPGSWNRWRTDTWKVYGKAPFMAWNNTWYNAPCAFWPTPKRRPVNVANGKLPPVLLFQATNDAATPYPGGVTVHRLLARSSLVIEEGGGNHGVTLSGNSCLDTYLAAYLTDGRVPRGTGAGVADAVCKKAPDPKPLTAKAAVTSSRASALHALLGFRR; encoded by the coding sequence ATGAGAACACGCGCAGCCGCGCTGTGCGCAGCCGCCGCCGTGGTGGCCGGCTCGGTCACTGCCCCGCCCGCGCAGGCGGCCCCGGCCGCCCCCACCCCCCGGCTCGCCTGGAAGAAGTGCGGCACGACCACCTACCCGACGCTCCAGTGCGCCGCCCTGAAGGTGCCGCTGGACCACGCCGACCCGTCGGGCCGGCAGATCACGCTCGCGCTCTCCCGCGTCCCGCACACCGCGAAGACCTCCCAGGGCCCCCTGCTGGTCAACCCGGGCGGGCCCGGCGCCGGCGGCCTGATGCTCGCCGGACTCGTCGCCTCGGCCCTGCCCAAGAGCGTTGCCGCACAGTACGACGTGATCGGCTTCGACCCGCGCGGGGTCGGCCGGAGCAGCCCGGCCCTGGTCTGCTCGCCCGGCCATTTCGCGTCGGTGCGCCCGGACAGCGTGCCCGCCACGGCCGCGCTGGAGCGGGCCAACCTCGCGCGCGCGAGGGCCTTCGCCACCGCCTGCGGCCGCAGGTACGCCGACGTGCTGCCCTATATGGACACGGTCAACGCCGTGAAGGACATGGACGCCGTCCGCGCGGCCCTCGGCGCGCCGGGCATCAGTTACCTCGGCTACTCCTACGGCACCTACCTCGGCGCGGTCTACGCGAAGCTGTACCCGCAGCGGATCCGGCGTCTGGTGCTGGACTCGATCGTCGACCCGACCGGCGTCTGGTACCCGGACAACCTGGGCCAGGAGTACGCCTTCGACGAACGCCAACGCGCGCTGATGGCGTGGATCGCGCGGTACGACTCCTCGTACCACCTCGGCAGGGACCCCGCGAAGATCGAGGCCGAGTGGTACGCGATGCGGGCGGCGCTGGCGAAGAAGCCGGCCGGGGGCAAGGTGGGCGCCTCCGAGCTGGAGGACACCTTCATCCCGGGCGGCTACTACGACGGCTACTGGCCCTCTCTCGCCGAGGCGTTCGCGGCGTATGTGCGCGGCAAGAACACCGAGCCGCTGGTGGAGGCTTACGAGAAGCTCGGCGCCGTGGACGGCTCGGGCGACAACGGCTACAGCGTCTACACGGCGGTGCAGTGCCGTGACACCTCCTGGCCCGGCAGTTGGAACCGGTGGCGCACGGACACCTGGAAGGTGTACGGCAAGGCGCCCTTCATGGCCTGGAACAACACCTGGTACAACGCGCCGTGTGCGTTCTGGCCGACCCCGAAACGCCGGCCGGTGAACGTCGCCAACGGCAAGCTGCCGCCGGTGCTGCTCTTCCAGGCGACAAACGACGCGGCCACGCCGTACCCCGGGGGTGTCACGGTCCACCGGCTGCTCGCCCGCTCCAGCCTGGTGATCGAGGAGGGCGGCGGCAACCACGGCGTCACGCTGAGCGGCAACTCCTGCCTGGACACGTACCTGGCCGCGTATCTGACGGACGGCAGGGTCCCGCGGGGTACGGGCGCGGGCGTCGCCGACGCGGTCTGCAAGAAGGCACCGGATCCGAAGCCGCTGACGGCCAAGGCGGCGGTGACGTCGTCGCGGGCCTCGGCCCTGCACGCGCTGCTGGGCTTCCGGCGCTGA
- a CDS encoding RidA family protein, whose protein sequence is MSDHRGAPTEPTRIPAPDGVAPATQYSHVVSATGRFVAVSGQLALDEQGRLVGEGDPAAQARQVFENLKRCLAAAGAGFEHVVKLTYFVTDTAHLPAIRAARAAHIPDDRLPASSAVRVAGLVAPEFLMEIEALAVVAE, encoded by the coding sequence ATGAGTGATCACCGTGGAGCTCCGACCGAACCGACCCGGATCCCTGCCCCCGACGGCGTGGCCCCCGCCACCCAGTACAGCCACGTCGTCTCGGCGACCGGCCGCTTCGTCGCCGTCTCCGGCCAGCTCGCCCTGGACGAGCAGGGCAGGCTGGTGGGCGAGGGCGACCCCGCGGCCCAGGCCCGCCAGGTCTTCGAGAACCTCAAGCGCTGCCTGGCCGCGGCCGGCGCCGGCTTCGAACACGTGGTGAAACTGACGTACTTCGTCACCGACACCGCCCACCTCCCGGCGATCCGCGCGGCCCGAGCCGCCCACATACCCGACGACCGCCTCCCGGCATCCTCCGCCGTGCGAGTCGCCGGGCTGGTGGCACCGGAGTTCCTGATGGAGATCGAGGCACTGGCGGTGGTGGCCGAGTGA
- a CDS encoding GNAT family N-acetyltransferase → MALADCDRVSEIRIRGWQHAYRGLMPKSYLDGLSVAKDAERRRAWFAQGDGSVVNLVAESEGEILGWAAHGPHRDGGTPAADAELYALYVDPACLGSGVGRALLNVSVERCATYPRMFLWVLRDNAPARRFYERAGFRPDGTEEPCEAEGVPVPEVRYVRQLPG, encoded by the coding sequence ATGGCCCTCGCCGACTGCGACCGTGTCTCGGAGATCCGCATACGCGGCTGGCAACACGCCTATCGGGGGCTGATGCCGAAGTCCTACCTCGACGGGCTGAGCGTGGCGAAGGACGCCGAGCGGCGACGCGCCTGGTTCGCCCAGGGGGACGGCTCGGTGGTGAATCTGGTCGCCGAGTCGGAGGGCGAGATCCTCGGCTGGGCGGCACACGGGCCGCACCGGGACGGCGGCACACCCGCCGCCGACGCCGAGTTGTACGCGCTCTATGTCGATCCCGCGTGTCTGGGCAGCGGGGTCGGGCGTGCGCTGCTGAACGTGTCGGTCGAGCGGTGTGCCACGTATCCGCGCATGTTCCTGTGGGTGCTGAGGGACAACGCCCCCGCCCGCCGCTTCTACGAACGCGCCGGTTTCCGGCCGGACGGCACCGAGGAGCCCTGTGAGGCGGAAGGTGTGCCCGTGCCCGAGGTGCGGTACGTCAGGCAGTTGCCGGGCTGA